Proteins from one Bifidobacterium sp. ESL0732 genomic window:
- a CDS encoding cold-shock protein: MPSGKVRWFDSKRGYGFITDEEGNDVFLPAAALPAGTSTLRKGAKVEFSLVDGRKGPQAMDLHVLGPVPSVVRATRPKPDDMAAIVEDLIKLLDQAGNSLRHHRYPNPGESRKLATLLRAVADDFDVED; this comes from the coding sequence ATGCCCAGCGGGAAAGTACGTTGGTTCGATTCTAAGAGGGGTTACGGTTTTATCACCGACGAGGAAGGCAACGATGTGTTCTTGCCTGCGGCCGCATTGCCTGCAGGTACGTCGACCTTGCGCAAGGGAGCCAAAGTCGAGTTCTCGCTCGTCGACGGACGCAAAGGGCCACAGGCTATGGATTTGCATGTTTTGGGACCCGTGCCTTCGGTGGTGCGTGCCACCAGGCCCAAGCCCGATGATATGGCGGCTATTGTCGAGGATTTGATCAAATTGCTTGATCAGGCCGGCAACTCATTGAGACACCATCGTTATCCGAATCCTGGTGAAAGCCGCAAGCTGGCAACGTTGCTGCGGGCTGTTGCCGATGACTTCGATGTTGAGGACTGA